From a single Brassica oleracea var. oleracea cultivar TO1000 chromosome C5, BOL, whole genome shotgun sequence genomic region:
- the LOC106292213 gene encoding RING finger protein 44-like, with amino-acid sequence MKIKRSWTQQTKIVISVALKTASNGHIIHNTVAEMEYMLEYHEIDFDSVMEIIEQTSEFVALTIPKLDNPTDTDLNITVKIYDHNLDAFRRIDLDAYTIELRANRREPIPSEKDDLCPICCKEFGTEGDINSLNCEHSYHHHCILDWVKKSLTCPYCKAKLA; translated from the coding sequence ATGAAGATAAAGAGGTCATGGACACAACAAACAAAAATTGTGATATCCGTCGCTTTGAAGACAGCGAGCAATGGCCACATAATCCACAATACGGTTGCTGAAATGGAATACATGCTTGAATACCACGAAATTGATTTTGATTCGGTGATGGAGATTATCGAGCAGACTTCTGAGTTTGTCGCACTCACTATTCCGAAGCTCGATAATCCCACAGATACAGATCTTAATATAACTGTTAAGATATATGATCACAACTTAGACGCTTTCCGCAGAATTGACCTAGACGCTTATACAATCGAGCTTCGTGCAAACCGAAGAGAACCTATCCCTAGCGAGAAAGATGATTTATGTCCAATTTGCTGCAAAGAGTTTGGCACAGAGGGAGATATCAACTCTTTAAATTGTGAACATTCCTATCATCATCATTGCATCTTGGACTGGGTTAAAAAATCCTTAACATGCCCATATTGTAAGGCAAAACTTGCTTAA